A window from Aquabacterium sp. NJ1 encodes these proteins:
- the clsB gene encoding cardiolipin synthase ClsB → MLEHASPDEEADDSLRRLAWYAQRKPVFTGGNQVTLLRGGKELFPALSDGIDRARRSVWLALYIVSPLGQSGGVLQSLKRAARRGVHVHLVVDGFGSGEAPQSLWQELEKAGVKLAIYRPMHRLWGLLDTSQWRRMHMKLCVIDEEQAFVGGINLIDDHFDLTHGWSDQPRLDYAVQARGPVITPVLHTIKAVWTRAQFGRDWRDDLSHLMQDEHKLKRLRHWVQQARMRLNPREQGKLAHAAALHVPMRSAFVMRDNLRQRRTIEQSALQAINRARQRIDIVTPYFYPRRAIRLALRAAAARGVAVRLLLQGKLDFQIAGLAARVLYGEMQQQGVRIFEYQPAFLHAKVLCVDDEWATIGSSNLDPLSLVLNLEGNLIVRDRQFVRELSDALSVDFAQSREVKQADEHTSRWITRLRRGFVRQLAKAYLRLAGAAGRY, encoded by the coding sequence ATGCTGGAGCACGCATCCCCGGATGAAGAGGCGGATGACTCGCTGAGGAGGCTGGCCTGGTATGCCCAGCGCAAGCCTGTGTTCACCGGGGGCAACCAGGTCACGCTGCTGCGTGGCGGCAAGGAACTGTTCCCGGCGCTGAGCGACGGCATCGACCGGGCACGCCGCAGCGTGTGGCTGGCGCTCTACATCGTGTCGCCACTGGGGCAAAGCGGCGGTGTGCTGCAGTCGCTCAAGCGCGCAGCGCGGCGCGGTGTCCATGTGCACCTGGTGGTGGATGGTTTTGGCTCGGGTGAAGCGCCACAGAGCCTGTGGCAGGAGCTGGAGAAGGCGGGCGTGAAGCTGGCCATCTACCGGCCGATGCACAGGCTGTGGGGGCTGCTGGACACCAGCCAGTGGCGGCGCATGCACATGAAGCTGTGCGTGATCGATGAGGAACAGGCCTTTGTGGGCGGCATCAACCTGATCGACGACCACTTCGACCTCACCCATGGCTGGTCAGACCAGCCGCGCCTGGACTATGCAGTGCAGGCGCGGGGCCCCGTGATCACGCCGGTGCTGCACACCATCAAGGCGGTGTGGACCCGCGCGCAGTTTGGCCGCGACTGGCGCGATGACCTCAGCCACCTCATGCAGGATGAGCACAAGCTCAAGCGCCTGAGACACTGGGTGCAACAGGCCCGCATGCGCCTGAACCCGCGCGAACAGGGCAAGCTGGCGCATGCCGCGGCGCTGCACGTGCCCATGCGCAGCGCCTTTGTGATGCGAGACAACCTGCGGCAGCGCCGCACCATCGAGCAATCCGCGCTGCAGGCGATCAACCGGGCGCGCCAACGCATCGACATCGTGACGCCCTACTTCTACCCACGCCGGGCGATCAGGCTGGCACTGCGTGCGGCGGCTGCTCGCGGTGTGGCCGTGCGCCTGCTGCTGCAAGGCAAGCTGGATTTCCAGATTGCGGGCCTGGCCGCCCGGGTGCTGTATGGCGAGATGCAGCAGCAAGGCGTGCGCATCTTCGAGTACCAGCCGGCCTTTCTGCATGCCAAGGTGCTGTGCGTGGACGATGAGTGGGCGACGATCGGCTCGTCCAACCTCGACCCTTTGTCGCTGGTGCTGAACCTGGAGGGCAACCTCATCGTCCGGGACAGGCAGTTCGTGCGCGAGCTGTCGGATGCGCTGAGCGTGGACTTTGCGCAAAGCCGCGAAGTCAAACAGGCCGACGAGCACACCTCGCGCTGGATCACGCGCCTGCGGCGGGGGTTCGTGCGCCAGCTGGCCAAGGCCTATCTGCGGCTGGCTGGGGCGGCTGGGCGCTATTGA
- a CDS encoding endonuclease/exonuclease/phosphatase family protein: MNPLQSSLLPPSTLSSRSLRVATYNIHKGVRGLGPTKRLEIHNLGLAVEAMDADIVCLQEVRRFHHTDAQRFSRTDFGPLCWPNVPQAEYLAPEGYEVAYRTNAVTKNGEHGNALLARWPLGHIGHHDVSDHRFEQRGFLHVSVHWRGVEIHVVVVHLGLIHASRVRQAERLAQLVQEHIPPGAPVVIAGDFNDWNEKLDAILESAGTKRASVGDADRTPTFPSLVPVLALDRVYTRGMHCQSIMVPRGGAWARLSDHLPLVVELDLAS, translated from the coding sequence CTGAATCCCCTCCAGTCTTCCCTGCTGCCACCGTCCACGCTGTCCTCGCGCAGCCTGCGGGTGGCCACGTACAACATCCACAAAGGTGTGCGAGGGCTGGGGCCCACCAAACGCCTGGAAATCCACAACCTGGGGCTGGCCGTGGAGGCCATGGACGCCGACATCGTCTGCCTGCAGGAGGTGCGGCGCTTCCACCATACCGATGCGCAGCGCTTCTCCAGAACGGATTTCGGCCCGCTGTGCTGGCCCAATGTGCCGCAGGCCGAGTACCTGGCGCCAGAGGGCTACGAGGTGGCTTACCGCACCAATGCGGTGACCAAGAACGGCGAGCATGGCAATGCCCTGCTGGCGCGCTGGCCGCTGGGCCATATCGGGCACCATGATGTTTCCGACCATCGGTTCGAGCAACGCGGCTTCCTGCACGTGTCGGTGCACTGGCGCGGTGTGGAGATCCATGTGGTGGTGGTGCACCTGGGCCTGATCCACGCCAGCCGGGTGCGGCAGGCCGAGCGCCTGGCCCAGCTGGTGCAGGAGCACATCCCACCGGGCGCGCCGGTCGTGATCGCGGGCGACTTCAACGACTGGAACGAAAAGCTTGATGCCATCCTGGAGTCGGCCGGCACGAAGCGCGCCAGCGTGGGTGATGCCGACCGCACGCCCACCTTCCCTTCGCTGGTGCCCGTCCTGGCGCTGGACCGCGTCTACACGCGCGGCATGCACTGCCAGTCCATCATGGTGCCGCGTGGCGGCGCCTGGGCCCGGTTGTCAGACCATTTGCCGCTGGTGGTGGAGCTGGATCTGGCGTCCTGA
- the nudB gene encoding dihydroneopterin triphosphate diphosphatase: MSDTPYKIPLSVLVVIYTPELDVLLIERAKQPGFWQSVTGSKDALDEPWQATAVREVQEETGIVAGSPEVPLAALSDWAVENVYEIYPVWRHRYAPGVTHNTERVFGLRVPRGTPITLAPREHTQYVWLPWQEAADRCFSPSNAEAILQLPQRLTAP; encoded by the coding sequence ATGTCTGATACGCCTTACAAAATCCCGCTGTCCGTGCTGGTGGTGATCTACACGCCCGAGCTGGATGTGCTGCTGATCGAGCGCGCCAAGCAACCCGGCTTCTGGCAGAGCGTCACCGGTTCCAAGGACGCGCTGGACGAGCCCTGGCAGGCCACCGCCGTCCGTGAAGTGCAGGAAGAGACCGGCATCGTGGCGGGCTCGCCTGAGGTCCCCCTGGCTGCCCTGAGCGACTGGGCAGTGGAAAACGTCTACGAGATCTACCCGGTGTGGCGCCACCGCTATGCCCCGGGCGTCACCCACAACACCGAGCGCGTGTTTGGCCTGCGCGTGCCGCGCGGCACGCCGATCACCCTGGCGCCCCGCGAGCACACGCAGTACGTCTGGCTGCCCTGGCAGGAAGCGGCCGACCGTTGTTTTTCGCCCTCCAACGCCGAGGCCATCCTGCAGCTGCCACAGCGCCTCACCGCCCCCTGA
- a CDS encoding histidine phosphatase family protein translates to MPTVAAHMACGPASCWVWRHPRPRDVAGRCIGRTDVPVDRRKAKRLAHRIRKQARRFGWPHVIHTSPLQRCAQVGQVLRSWGWRHHIDPALLEMDFGDWDGRAWSGIARAQVDAWCDDFLHHPPGGGENLARLFQRVEDWAERAHQQSQGGGPATWLVVGHAGWMLTLEWLITRSDRPSSPAQWPAPPAYGQCRPMQLVKLAGASGR, encoded by the coding sequence ATGCCCACCGTAGCCGCCCACATGGCTTGCGGCCCTGCATCGTGCTGGGTCTGGCGTCACCCACGCCCGCGCGATGTGGCAGGGCGTTGCATCGGCCGGACGGACGTACCCGTGGACCGGCGCAAGGCCAAGCGCCTGGCCCACCGCATCCGCAAGCAGGCGCGCCGGTTTGGCTGGCCTCATGTGATCCACACCTCGCCGTTGCAACGCTGCGCCCAGGTCGGGCAGGTGTTGCGTTCATGGGGTTGGCGTCACCACATCGACCCGGCCCTGCTGGAGATGGATTTCGGGGACTGGGATGGGCGAGCATGGTCTGGCATTGCACGGGCACAAGTGGACGCCTGGTGCGATGACTTCCTGCACCACCCGCCAGGCGGTGGCGAGAACCTGGCCAGGCTGTTTCAGCGCGTGGAGGATTGGGCCGAGCGGGCACACCAGCAAAGCCAGGGCGGCGGCCCTGCGACCTGGCTGGTGGTGGGGCATGCCGGCTGGATGTTGACCCTCGAATGGTTGATCACCCGTTCAGATCGCCCGAGCAGCCCGGCGCAATGGCCTGCGCCACCGGCTTACGGGCAGTGTCGGCCAATGCAGCTTGTGAAGCTGGCCGGGGCGAGTGGGCGATGA
- a CDS encoding adenosylcobinamide-GDP ribazoletransferase yields the protein MKALLHEIRLSLIALQFLTRVPVPGWVGFEPTWLQGCLRYFPLIGALVGLAGALVLAATAFWWPPAVAVVLSMAFTVWLTGGFHEDGLADTCDGLGGAVSRERALTIMKDSRLGSYGALGLILMLLLKAAVLASLATPLFNELDSAESSHVRQVLLAWTMMAMIWCHAASRLVPVCLIRFLPYAGDLDHAKAKPLAMQVSWPNLLAAVVVTGAVAGLMWLWFSFTGWPEGTLLAAMLKSTLAMVLGAVVCARWFHKRLGGFTGDTLGASQQITEVLGLMAWLAVVHPVA from the coding sequence ATGAAAGCCCTGCTGCACGAAATCCGCCTGAGCCTGATCGCCTTGCAGTTCCTCACGCGGGTGCCTGTGCCGGGCTGGGTGGGTTTCGAGCCGACCTGGTTGCAGGGCTGCCTGCGCTACTTTCCCTTGATCGGCGCCCTGGTCGGCCTGGCGGGGGCCTTGGTGCTGGCCGCCACGGCCTTCTGGTGGCCACCGGCGGTGGCTGTGGTGCTCAGCATGGCGTTCACCGTGTGGCTGACCGGCGGCTTCCATGAAGACGGGCTGGCCGACACCTGTGATGGCCTGGGCGGAGCCGTCAGCCGCGAGCGTGCCCTGACCATCATGAAGGACTCGCGGCTCGGCTCTTACGGCGCACTGGGCTTGATCCTCATGCTGCTGCTCAAGGCAGCCGTGCTGGCCTCGCTGGCCACACCTTTGTTCAATGAGCTCGACAGCGCAGAGTCCAGCCACGTTCGCCAGGTCTTGTTGGCGTGGACCATGATGGCCATGATCTGGTGTCATGCCGCTTCGCGCCTGGTGCCGGTCTGCCTGATCCGCTTCCTGCCTTATGCCGGTGACCTGGACCACGCCAAGGCCAAGCCACTGGCCATGCAGGTGTCCTGGCCCAACCTGCTGGCGGCTGTGGTGGTGACGGGGGCCGTGGCCGGCCTGATGTGGCTCTGGTTCAGCTTCACGGGCTGGCCTGAAGGGACCTTGCTGGCTGCCATGCTGAAGTCCACATTGGCGATGGTGTTGGGCGCGGTGGTCTGCGCCCGTTGGTTCCACAAGCGCCTGGGCGGCTTCACCGGTGACACCCTGGGCGCCAGCCAGCAGATCACCGAAGTCCTGGGCCTGATGGCCTGGCTGGCCGTGGTGCACCCGGTGGCCTGA